One window from the genome of Andrena cerasifolii isolate SP2316 chromosome 3, iyAndCera1_principal, whole genome shotgun sequence encodes:
- the Fkbp59 gene encoding FK506-binding protein 59kD isoform X1, whose protein sequence is MPAIDISPKQDGGILKEIIKEGVGDETPAPRSNVTVHYTGTFLDGTKFDSSKDRNEAFTFKLKKGCIIKAWTIGIATMKKGEIARFTCAPEYAYGSRGVPPTIPPNATLLFVIEMIGWTGDDLSPDKDGSIEKFQIIQGKDYLTPYEGALVNIHLTGMYNDKVFENRDVQFSFGEGEEYGVIEGVEKALVSFRSGEKSRLKIKSKYAFKDVGKPEFDIPPNATVEYVVELKSFEKAVESWSLKPDEQIEQAKIFKERGTNYFKANKYNLAITLYKKVTSFLEFSDSFEGDLQPERNSLLLSAHLNLALCYLKTDQNNEAKDSCNEALSLSPENVKALFRRGQAYLGLASPEVAIQDFEAVLKMEPNNTAAIKQSAICCNLMKKQLEKEKKLYANMFDKFAKEDKQKEAEKLREEPDVMNAALGEWGQDERPGGRDATEFEKENPNILMLNSDNGEFKNM, encoded by the exons ATGCCTGCCATAGACATTTCCCCCAAACAGGATGGAGGTATTTTGAAGGAAATTATAAAGGAGGGTGTTGGTGATGAAACCCCGGCACCGAGAAGCAACGTAACAGTGCATTACACGGGCACCTTTCTGGATGGAACAAAGTTTGATTCGAGCAAGGATCGCAATGAAGCATTTACGTTTAAGCTTAAGAAAGGGTGCATCATCAAAGCCTGGACCATCGGGATAGCGACTATGAAAAAAGGTGAAATCGCGCGATTTACCTGTGCTCCAGAATATGCGTACGGAAGTCGAGGTGTTCCTCCTACCATTCCTCCAAACGCAACGCTCCTTTTTGTG ATTGAAATGATCGGTTGGACCGGAGACGATTTGAGTCCCGATAAAGACGGAAGTATCGAGAAATTCCAGATCATCCAAGGAAAAGATTACCTCACTCCGTACGAAGGCGCTTTAGTAAATA TACATTTAACGGGAATGTACAACGATAAGGTGTTCGAAAACAGAGATGTTCAGTTCTCATTCGGCGAAGGGGAGGAGTATGGTGTCATAGAGGGCGTAGAGAAAGCCTTAGTAAGCTTTAGAAGTGGAGAGAAGTCGAGGCTGAAAATCAAAAGCAAATATGCATTTAAAGATGTAGGAAAACCAGAGTTCGACATTCCGCCGAATGCAACCGTGGAATACGTAGTAGAGTTAAAAAGCTTTGAAAAA GCGGTAGAGAGCTGGAGCTTAAAGCCTGACGAGCAGATAGAACaggctaaaattttcaaagaaagaGGAACAAATTACTTCAAAGCGAACAAGTATAATTTAGCTATTACATTGTATAAAAAGGTCACTTCATTCTTGGAATTCAGTGATTCCTTCGAAGGAGATCTGCAACCGGAAAGGAATAGTCTTCTTCTGTCCGCGCACCTGAACCTCGCTCTGTGTTACTTGAAAACAGATCAAAACAATGAAGCAAAGGATTCCTGTAACGAAGCTCTGTCTTTAAGTCCAGAAAATGTGAAGGCACTGTTTAGAAGAGGTCAAGCCTATCTCGGGCTAGCTTCGCCCGAAGTTGCGATTCAAGACTTCGAAGCGGTTCTGAAGATGGAGCCAAACAATACAGCAGCCATAAAGCAATCCGCAATTTGTTGCAATCTTATGAAGAAGCAattagagaaagagaaaaaattgtatgcgaATATGTTCGACAAATTTGCCAAAGAGGATAAGCAG AAAGAGGCAGAGAAGCTGCGCGAGGAACCAGACGTGATGAACGCGGCCCTGGGCGAATGGGGACAGGACGAACGACCCGGAGGCAGAGACGCAACTGAGTTTGAAAAGGAGAATCCTAATATACTCATGCTCAACAGTGACAATGGGGAATTtaagaatatgtaa
- the Fkbp59 gene encoding FK506-binding protein 59kD isoform X2: MPAIDISPKQDGGILKEIIKEGVGDETPAPRSNVTVHYTGTFLDGTKFDSSKDRNEAFTFKLKKGCIIKAWTIGIATMKKGEIARFTCAPEYAYGSRGVPPTIPPNATLLFVIEMIGWTGDDLSPDKDGSIEKFQIIQGKDYLTPYEGALVNIHLTGMYNDKVFENRDVQFSFGEGEEYGVIEGVEKALVSFRSGEKSRLKIKSKYAFKDVGKPEFDIPPNATVEYVVELKSFEKAVESWSLKPDEQIEQAKIFKERGTNYFKANKYNLAITLYKKVTSFLEFSDSFEGDLQPERNSLLLSAHLNLALCYLKTDQNNEAKDSCNEALSLSPENVKALFRRGQAYLGLASPEVAIQDFEAVLKMEPNNTAAIKQSAICCNLMKKQLEKEKKLYANMFDKFAKEDKQ, translated from the exons ATGCCTGCCATAGACATTTCCCCCAAACAGGATGGAGGTATTTTGAAGGAAATTATAAAGGAGGGTGTTGGTGATGAAACCCCGGCACCGAGAAGCAACGTAACAGTGCATTACACGGGCACCTTTCTGGATGGAACAAAGTTTGATTCGAGCAAGGATCGCAATGAAGCATTTACGTTTAAGCTTAAGAAAGGGTGCATCATCAAAGCCTGGACCATCGGGATAGCGACTATGAAAAAAGGTGAAATCGCGCGATTTACCTGTGCTCCAGAATATGCGTACGGAAGTCGAGGTGTTCCTCCTACCATTCCTCCAAACGCAACGCTCCTTTTTGTG ATTGAAATGATCGGTTGGACCGGAGACGATTTGAGTCCCGATAAAGACGGAAGTATCGAGAAATTCCAGATCATCCAAGGAAAAGATTACCTCACTCCGTACGAAGGCGCTTTAGTAAATA TACATTTAACGGGAATGTACAACGATAAGGTGTTCGAAAACAGAGATGTTCAGTTCTCATTCGGCGAAGGGGAGGAGTATGGTGTCATAGAGGGCGTAGAGAAAGCCTTAGTAAGCTTTAGAAGTGGAGAGAAGTCGAGGCTGAAAATCAAAAGCAAATATGCATTTAAAGATGTAGGAAAACCAGAGTTCGACATTCCGCCGAATGCAACCGTGGAATACGTAGTAGAGTTAAAAAGCTTTGAAAAA GCGGTAGAGAGCTGGAGCTTAAAGCCTGACGAGCAGATAGAACaggctaaaattttcaaagaaagaGGAACAAATTACTTCAAAGCGAACAAGTATAATTTAGCTATTACATTGTATAAAAAGGTCACTTCATTCTTGGAATTCAGTGATTCCTTCGAAGGAGATCTGCAACCGGAAAGGAATAGTCTTCTTCTGTCCGCGCACCTGAACCTCGCTCTGTGTTACTTGAAAACAGATCAAAACAATGAAGCAAAGGATTCCTGTAACGAAGCTCTGTCTTTAAGTCCAGAAAATGTGAAGGCACTGTTTAGAAGAGGTCAAGCCTATCTCGGGCTAGCTTCGCCCGAAGTTGCGATTCAAGACTTCGAAGCGGTTCTGAAGATGGAGCCAAACAATACAGCAGCCATAAAGCAATCCGCAATTTGTTGCAATCTTATGAAGAAGCAattagagaaagagaaaaaattgtatgcgaATATGTTCGACAAATTTGCCAAAGAGGATAAGCAG TAA
- the Snap29 gene encoding synaptosomal-associated protein 29kDa: MASQNYLSDPKNPFFSLEDDIDDETFLKSALPRSSNRTAYNHYNNFDNELEQQHQQLLQRRKEIEDRTIQSSERSISLLRDSEQIGAATAEELIRQREQLERTEKRLDDINSTLRFSQKHIQGIKSVFGSLKNYLSGKSLDAPIPSTKLSESSSSESMASPALSNSLEQVQTKLASTSPALKLRGLDDEDEGNRSVGNNVSKILEKNLDEMSGSLARLKGLAIGLSEEIDLQNDLIDNITDSAEKTDIMLQKQNKDLTHLLRK, encoded by the exons ATGGCAAGTCAGAATTACTTAAGTGACCCGAAGAATCCGTTCTTCTCTCTGGAGGATGATATCGACGACGAAACCTTTCTAAAAAGCGCACTACCCAGGTCTTCGAATCGCACGGCTTACAATCATTACAACAATTTCGACAACGAACTCGAGCAGCAGCATCAACAGTTACTGCAACGAAGAAAAGAGATCGAAGATCGCACGATACAATCGTCGGAAAGGTCTATTTCATTGTTAAGGGATTCCGAGCAGATTGGAGCTGCCACTGCAGAG GAGCTCATTAGGCAAAGAGAACAATTAGAAAGAACGGAGAAAAGATTAGACGACATCAATAGTACTTTAAGGTTTAGTCAAAAACATATCCAAGGAATAAAAAGTGTGTTCGGAAGTCTGAAGAATTACCTCAGCGGTAAATCATTGGATGCGCCCATACCGTCAACTAAATTATCGGAGTCTTCTAGTTCCGAGTCTATGGCGTCGCCTGCATTGTCCAATTCTTTAGAACAAGTACAGACCAAGTTGGCTAGTACAAGCCCGGCGTTGAAGTTACGCGGCctagacgacgaggacgaaggtaATAGGTCTGTGGGTAATAACGTGAGCAAGATTTTAGAAAAGAATTTGGACGAGATGAGTGGTTCGTTAGCTAGATTAAAAGGATTGGCGATAGGGTTATCGGAAGAAATAGATTTGCAGAATGACTTAATTGACAATATAACAGATTCGGCGGAGAAGACGGACATAATGCTCCagaagcaaaataaagatcttaCTCATTTACTGAGAAAGTGA
- the LOC143367516 gene encoding GMP reductase 1, translated as MPNIINDIKLDFKDVLLRPKRSTLKSRSDVDLHGEITFRNSKQTYKGIPVMASNMDTVGTFEMAKALSTYGLFTTVHKYYTAEEWKDFAVQNPKHLKYVAASSGTGKEDYERLSSVLAAVPELSFICLDVANGYSQHFVEYVRKVRSEYPKHTIIAGNVVTGEMVEELILSGADVIKVGIGPGSVCTTRMKTGVGYPQLSAVIECADAAHGLKGHIISDGGCACPGDLAKAFGAGADFVMAGGMFAGHDECGGDIIEKNGRKFKLFYGMASNTAMQKHAGGIAEYRSSEGKTVEVPYKGEVENTILDMLGGLRSACTYTGAARLRELPRRATFIRCTQQLNPMYGPPPGM; from the exons ATGCCTAATATCATCAACGACATCAAATTAGATTTTAAAGACGTCCTGTTACGTCCGAAAAGGAGTACATTGAAAAGCAGATCTGAT GTTGACCTCCATGGGGAAATTACATTTCGTAATTCAAAACAAACTTATAAAGGGATACCAGTGATGGCTTCGAACATGGATACAGTAGGAACATTTGAAATGGCGAAAGCCTTGTCAACG tACGGTCTTTTTACCACTGTGCACAAGTACTACACAGCAGAAGAATGGAAGGACTTCGCAGTGCAAAATCCTAAACACCTTAAATATGTGGCCGCTAGCTCTGGTACAGGGAAAGAGGATTACGAACGGTTGTCGAGCGTCCTAGCTGCTGTACCCGAATTATCTTTTATTTGCTTAGACGTTGCTAATGGATATTCGCAACATTTCGTTGAATATGTTAGAAAAGTTAGATCGGAGTATCCGAAACATACGATAATT GCAGGGAACGTAGTGACTGGAGAAATGGTAGAAGAGCTGATTCTATCCGGGGCCGATGTTATAAAAGTTGGAATTGGTCCCGGATCTGTGTGCACGACACGAATGAAGACTGGTGTAGGGTATCCACAACTGAGCGCTGTAATTGAGTGCGCAGATGCTGCTCATGGTTTGAAGGGGCACATAATTTCG GACGGAGGTTGTGCTTGTCCAGGTGATCTAGCAAAGGCGTTTGGCGCTGGAGCGGATTTTGTAATGGCAGGTGGTATGTTTGCTGGGCACGACGAATGCGGGGGCGATATTATAGAGAAGAATGGGaggaaatttaaattattttatggtATGGCTTCGAACACAGCGATGCAGAAGCACGCTGGAGGTATCGCTGAATACAG ATCATCGGAAGGCAAGACTGTGGAAGTACCATACAAAGGTGAAGTGGAAAACACTATACTAGACATGCTGGGTGGACTACGCTCCGCGTGCACGTATACAGGAGCTGCGCGATTACGCGAGCTACCGCGACGTGCTACGTTTATACGTTGCACTCAACAGTTGAATCCAATGTACGGCCCACCGCCAGGAATGTGA